A section of the Sphaerodactylus townsendi isolate TG3544 linkage group LG11, MPM_Stown_v2.3, whole genome shotgun sequence genome encodes:
- the RPSA gene encoding 40S ribosomal protein SA, whose protein sequence is MSGGLDVLQMKEEDVLKFLAAGTHLGGTNLDFQMEQYIYKRKSDGIYIINLKRTWEKLLLAARAIVAIENPADVSVISSRNTGQRAVLKFAAATGATPIAGRFTPGTFTNQIQAAFREPRLLVVTDPRADHQPLTEASYVNIPTIALCNTDSPLRYVDIAIPCNNKGAHSVGLMWWMLAREVLRMRGTISREHPWEVMPDLYFYRDPEEIEKEEQAAAEKAVTKEEFQGEWTAPAPEFTAPPQPEVADWSEGVQVPSVPIQPFPAEDWSAQPATEDWSAAPTAQATEWVGTTTEWS, encoded by the exons ATGTCCGGAGGCCTTGATGTCCTGCAAATGAAGGAGGAGGATGTCCTCAAATTCCTTGCTGCAGGAACCCACTTGGGAGGTACCAATCTAGACTTCCAGATGGAACAGTACATCTATAAAAGGAAGAGTGATG GCATTTATATCATCAATCTGAAGAGAACCTGGGAAAAGCTGCTTTTGGCTGCCCGTGCCATTGTTGCAATTGAGAACCCTGCTGATGTGAGCGTAATCTCCTCCAGGAACACTGGACAG CGTGCTGTTCTGAAGTTCGCTGCTGCAACTGGTGCAACACCCATAGCTGGCCGTTTCACTCCTGGTACTTTCACCAATCAGATCCAGGCTGCCTTCCGTGAGCCACGCCTTTTGGTGGTTACTGATCCAAGGGCTGATCATCAGCCTCTGACAGAGGCATCTTACGTAAACATTCCCACCATTGCCCTGTGTAACACCGATTCTCCTTTGCGCTATGTGGACATCGCTATCCCATGCAACAACAAG GGGGCTCACTCAGTTGGTTTGATGTGGTGGATGTTGGCTCGGGAGGTCCTGCGCATGCGTGGCACTATTTCCCGTGAACACCCATGGGAGGTTATGCCTGATCTCTATTTCTATCGGGACCCTGAAGAG ATTGAAAAGGAGGAGCAGGCTGCAGCTGAGAAAGCCGTGACAAAGGAGGAATTCCAAGGGGAATGGACTGCTCCCGCACCCGAATTCACTGCTCCTCCACAGCCTGAGGTGGCCGATTGGTCTGAGGGAGTGCAAGTACCTTCTGTGCCAATACAGCCATTCCCAGCTG aggATTGGAGTGCACAGCCAGCCACTGAGGATTGGTCTGCagctcccacagctcaggcaactgAGTGGGTAGGGACTACCACAGAGTGGTCATAA